Sequence from the Anaeromusa acidaminophila DSM 3853 genome:
CGCTATCAGTCTGTTGCCGGAAAAGCCGGTTAAGCCTATCATCGTGATGAATGGTGATTTACTGACAAAAGTAAATTTTCAACAATTGCTAGATTTTCATTTGCAGCAAAAAGCAATTGCGACGATGTGCGTACGTGAATATACATTTCAAGTTCCATATGGGGTTGTGCGGATGGAAAATGAACAGTTGCAAGCAATTGACGAAAAACCAGTTCAGAAATTTTTTGTAAATGCGGGAATTTATGTCTTGGAACCTGATGCAGTAGAGTTAATTCCCCAAGAAATTTTTTTTGATATGACAAATTTATTTGATATATTACTGCACAATAAGCAGACAGTGAGTATCTTTCCTGTTAGAGAATATTGGCTTGATATTGGTCAGCGTGCGGATTTAGAGCGTGCCAATGGAGAGTTTTGGGACGTTTTTGGTTGATTTTGCTAGGGGCAGAGGATGCTTTGGAAATAGTACAAACTAAAATGGTTCCGAAATGTTAGGAGCTGAAGAACTTGAAAAAAGTTGTAGTAATTGGCCTAGGGTCAATGGGGAATCGTCGAATTCGTTTAATGCGAAAAATCAATAACGATCTTCAAATTATTGGCGTAGATAATAATCCGGAGCGACGGAAAAGTTGTGAGACACAATGGCAGATTCCTACCTATTGCAGTTTGAAAGAATTGTTGCAAACGGAAACGGTTGAAGCTGCATTTGTGTGTACTGCGCCGCTTTCGCATAACTATATTATTAACGAATGTTTACAAGCTGGCCTGCATGTATTTACGGAGCTCAATTTGGTTGAGGACGGATATAAGGAAAACATTGAACAGGCAAAGCAGAAAAAACTAGTATTATTTTTGTCTTCTACTTTCTTATATAGAGAAGAAATTAAATATATTAAGGAAGCAACTCAAGAAGTTTCTTGTAAACTAAACTATACGTATCATGTGGGGCAATACCTGCCAGATTGGCATCCGTGGGAAAATTATAAAGGCTTTTTTGTTAGTGATAAGCGTTCAAGTGGATGTAGGGAGATATTTGCGATTGAACTGCCTTGGTTGACAGATACCTTTGGTGAGATAGTAGATATGACGGTTGTAAAAGATAAAATATCATCTCTGGATGTTAACTATAATGATAATTACCTTGTGCTAGTGCAACATGCTACTGGGCATAAGGGGGTTTTGGCGGTAGATATTGTTTCCAGAAAAGCCGTGCGGAATTTGGAGGTTTTTGGAGAACTATTCTATCTTCGATGGGATGGTTCGCCTACGGGGCTGTTTAGATATAATTTTGATGAAAAGATGGATGAAAACAAAGTTGTATACCATGCTGTTGAGCAGTTGGCTGATTATAGCAGTTTTGTCGTAGAGAATGCCTATGCCAATGAAATTTTGAATTTTTTTGAGGTTGTAGCAAAAGGAGGCACAATGAAGTATACTTTTGAAAAAGATAGGGATATCCTTAAGCTAATCGATAGAATTGAGGTGTAGTTTTGGGACGGGAATTCTATAAGATTGCTATGGTTGGATTAGGATCTATAGGAAGAAGACATCTAAAAAATATGGTTTCTATTTTAGATAACCGCAATCTGTCCTATTCTGTTGACTTAATTCGAAGCGGCAAAGGGGCGGCCTTAGAGGCAACGGTTTCCGAGCTAGTTCATAAAGTATACTTTGAAAGTGAAGCTGTCCCAGATGATTATGATGTGGTTTTTGTTACGAATCCAACACATCTTCATTATGAAACAGTTAAACGTTTTCTAAGAAAAACAAGGCATATGTTTATTGAGAAACCCGTATTTGACAGTGCAAATTTAGATTTAGATGTGCTTCCCTTCAGAGATGATGGCGTGTATTATGTAGCATGTCCTTTGCGTTATACAAAAGTGATTCAGTACTTGAAAAACGAAGTGAATCTGGAGCAAGTGTATTGTGCGAGAAGTATTTGCTCAAGTTATCTGCCGGAGTGGCGTCCGGGGGAGGATTATAGAAGAACTTACAGTGCTCACCGAAGTCAAGGCGGTGGGGTTTCTATTGATTTAATTCATGAATGGGATTA
This genomic interval carries:
- a CDS encoding Gfo/Idh/MocA family protein codes for the protein MGREFYKIAMVGLGSIGRRHLKNMVSILDNRNLSYSVDLIRSGKGAALEATVSELVHKVYFESEAVPDDYDVVFVTNPTHLHYETVKRFLRKTRHMFIEKPVFDSANLDLDVLPFRDDGVYYVACPLRYTKVIQYLKNEVNLEQVYCARSICSSYLPEWRPGEDYRRTYSAHRSQGGGVSIDLIHEWDYLCYLFGSPVEVLNLKGKVSDLQIDSEDLSLYVARYERMMAEVHLDYFGRQPIREVQLFMKEDTLIGDLISGEVRLLKSGRTISLREDRNAFQLKELEHFFNIVEGKAENDNDLLRAVEVLKISKGEL
- a CDS encoding Gfo/Idh/MocA family protein; translation: MKKVVVIGLGSMGNRRIRLMRKINNDLQIIGVDNNPERRKSCETQWQIPTYCSLKELLQTETVEAAFVCTAPLSHNYIINECLQAGLHVFTELNLVEDGYKENIEQAKQKKLVLFLSSTFLYREEIKYIKEATQEVSCKLNYTYHVGQYLPDWHPWENYKGFFVSDKRSSGCREIFAIELPWLTDTFGEIVDMTVVKDKISSLDVNYNDNYLVLVQHATGHKGVLAVDIVSRKAVRNLEVFGELFYLRWDGSPTGLFRYNFDEKMDENKVVYHAVEQLADYSSFVVENAYANEILNFFEVVAKGGTMKYTFEKDRDILKLIDRIEV